In Scleropages formosus chromosome 18, fSclFor1.1, whole genome shotgun sequence, one DNA window encodes the following:
- the LOC114912537 gene encoding plexin-B2-like isoform X4, whose amino-acid sequence MIDCCEMAWWTLAVLLLSLSIVCCAESIQEFTSSTLINNVVQDPLTGHIYVGAINAIYQLDSLLRQEKKVETGPKRDSRHCTPPIQSCHDAKMTDNTNKLLLVHPSNGSLIVCGSLFKGICSLRKLGSIDHLIYCNDSKGEKAYVVSSEETVSVVGVMSTFTKENDTFDVFVVGKGYGSQGNMKLISTRILQDFGNWDVFEDIVEAPAVQVTPFVKKYRHNFRYSFKESGFIYFLFTRTRGGLHNKNYTFISRLCEDDHHYYSYMELQLSCGPNNMYNKAQAAFVSSPGEELARNLSASGQYGQVRSQDKILFVVSSTDEDKPRSGLCMYPLRYINQRIMEIISACYTKNGKIGNKVAVDSPYTTSANLLCSVSVRQDTLTKYKCSADFLPSPLASTPGFALAAQAVHTTRDLLMAVAVAVEAEHTVAFLGTSNGKVYHVHLSSTPEVYRTVPGPSSGEAVNKHLLFDRNHRHLYVTTGKKISMVPVEECDMMKDCKSCMDLKDPYCGWCALEGRCTRKSDCRKAEEEKHWLWSPQNQCVEITSFQPPNLSCKKMQKVDINVASLPSIGGDDSLKCIFGNFESEAKMGDSKVTCDLPKVTEIPVTPKNKDFVQVATKIFVNDEVELASSYFTFYNCSAAARQAENTPCMSCVDSEWSCQWNTQEFICDDRDDSVGDHIIKHKEGSKCPVFENPTPSLIPVGYETSIEFTGKNLRVYEGREFKIGTELMVPTEEMVTIKDSNYSLKGCKFAYDEVRTVDVHFYIKDRKTHKKIDSKLNVTLYNCAVGREDCSLCKSADPMYSCVWCDKTKSCEYRKRCPSGERRRDCPNPEITDIIPQYGPLKGGISVTIKGSNLGIVKEDIESIRVAGEPCVHQEEKYFVSTSVVCEIGGVQQKQSGVVEVKVKGGKSGTSSVMFTYRDPRPERVQPNRGPRAGGTLITITGTDLETGTKDDVSITVGGVVCIVETFRKNITCKTGEYTVQKVPSDNLTVTVKYGKHTTKDVPTPFRFFENPKLDHHYPDTSFVCGGRIIFIVGTGFDLVQNTAVKVVPSSEQSGVTSPLKSEVEVKGENDTVMQFSSPTVNVTDGIASLRTYIVMDNIELELKPFDYHPDPTFEENQKRIVSENSIISVTGKGFAKAMTAQEAEAFVGDVSCGVSILHDDMLFLDWTQPTSCFKRPKRDTKSDLLELKIKFGHGQWIVGSVEYEKKIEASWTSPLDIIIPAVIAPMVGITIIIIIASVCCYRKQAEREYEKLRQQLENLEGSVRDRCKKEFTELMIEMEDHTADLSEPCIPFLDYKTYADRVFFLPFKDSASDVMITGKLDIPEARRATVMQALNQFLNLLNSKPFLLSFIRTLEGHPDFNAQSKGYFASLLTVALHGKLDYYTDIMRTLLLELMEQYARSKNPKLMLHRSETVVEKMLCNWMSICLYQFLKDSAGEPLYKLFKAVKHQVEKGPVDAVMKKAKYTLNDTDLLGDDVEYCTLTLQVLVHGEGPGVTLVKVLNCDTISQVTEKILEQVYKNVPYSQRPKMESVTLESAGQILSDLDLTSQKEGRWKRMNTLAHYDVRDNATLVLSRVLHPLQSYDQHQDRREVRNALLEEDKVFHLVQPAEEVDEVKSKRGNMKDKSMTKAITELYLMRLLSVKGTLQQFVDDFFRSVLCSSVGPPAVKYFFDFLDEQAQKHDNVDDQTIDIWKTSSLPLRFWVNILRNPHFIFDIHVNEVVDASLFVIVQTFMDACTKSERKLSRDSPNHKLLYAKEISTYKKMVEDYYKGIREMVPVSNQHMNTHLAKVSRSHKDKLSTQVALHQLYQYANKYYDVIITSFDEDPAAQNKQLALRLQQIVAVLENKVTDP is encoded by the exons ATGATCGACTGTTGCG AAATGGCGTGGTGGACTCTGGcagttctgctgctgtctctctccaTAGTCTGCTGTGCGGAATCCATCCAGGAGTTCACATCCAGCACCCTCATCAATAACGTGGTGCAGGACCCCCTCACAGGCCACATCTATGTGGGAGCCATCAATGCCATCTACCAATTGGACTCCTTGCTCAGGCAGGAGAAGAAAGTAGAGACTGGTCCCAAGAGGGACAGCCGCCACTGCACACCCCCCATCCAGTCCTGCCACGATGCCAAGATGACAGACAACACCAACAAGCTGTTGCTAGTGCACCCGTCTAACGGCTCGCTCATCGTGTGTGGAAGCCTCTTCAAGGGCATCTGCTCCCTGCGGAAACTCGGCAGCATTGACCACCTGATCTACTGTAATGACAGCAAGGGTGAAAAGGCTTATGTGGTCAGCAGTGAGGAGACGGTGTCTGTAGTAGGAGTGATGTCAACCTTCACCAAAGAGAATGATACATTTGATGTGTTTGTCGTGGGGAAAGGCTACGGAAGCCAGGGCAACATGAAGCTTATCAGCACCCGCATCCTGCAGGACTTTGGCAATTGGGATGTGTTTGAGGACATTGTTGAGGctcctgctgttcaggtcaCCCCATTTGTCAAGAAGTACAGGCACAATTTTCGCTACTCATTCAAGGAAAGTGGCTTCATCTACTTCCTCTTCACCCGCACAAGAGGGGGGCTACATAACAAAAACTATACCTTCATCTCCCGCCTTTGTGAGGATGATCACCATTACTATTCCTACATGGaactgcagctcagctgtggcCCCAACAACATGTACAACAAGGCACAGGCCGCCTTTGTCTCCTCCCCTGGGGAGGAACTGGCCCGAAACCTGAGCGCATCCGGTCAGTACGGCCAAGTGCGGTCGCAGGACAAGATTCTGTTCGTAGTGTCCAGCACCGATGAAGACAAGCCCCGTTCGGGGCTCTGCATGTACCCCCTGAGATATATCAACCAACGAATTATGGAAATCATCAGTGCCTGCTAcacaaaaaatgggaaaattggaAACAAAGTAGCTGTTGATTCTCCGTACACAACCTCAGCAAATCTATTATGTTCAGTATCAGTCCGT CAAGACACGCTGACAAAGTACAAATGTAGTGCCGATTTCCTGCCTTCACCGCTGGCCAGCACACCAGGCTTTGCGCTGGCTGCCCAAGCTGTCCACACCACCAGAGACCTGCTCATGGCTGTCGCCGTTGCTGTGGAGGCTGAGCACACGGTGGCCTTTCTGGGAACCAGCAATGGGAAGGTGTACCAC GTACACCTGTCCAGCACACCAGAGGTGTACCGAACTGTCCCTGGACCCAGCTCTGGTGAGGCAGTGAACAAACACCTGCTATTCGACAGAAACCACAGGCATCTGTACGTCACCACAGGAAAAAAG ATCTCAATGGTACCAGTGGAGGAATGTGATATGATGAAGGACTGCAAGTCTTGCATGGACCTCAAGGATCCCTACTGTGGCTGGTGTGCCTTGGAGGGCAG GTGCACCAGGAAGTCTGACTGCAGGAAGGCAGAAGAGGAGAAGCACTGGCTGTGGAGTCCTCAGAACCAGTGTGTGGAAATAACATCTTTCCAGCCACCAAATCTGAGCTGCAAGAAGATGCAGAAG GTTGACATCAACGTGGCTTCTCTCCCCAGCATTGGAGGGGATGAcagtctgaaatgcatttttggcaaTTTTGAAAGTGAAGCGAAAATGGGCGACTCAAAGGTCACTTGTGATCTGCCGAAAGTCACCGAGATTCCTGTCACTCCCAAAAATAAAG ATTTCGTCCAAGTGGCCACGAAGATCTTTGTGAATGACGAGGTGGAGTTGGCGTCCAGCTACTTCACCTTTTATAACTGCAGCGCAGCCGCGAGGCAGGCGGAAAACACACC GTGCATGTCGTGTGTGGACAGCGAGTGGAGCTGCCAGTGGAACACTCAGGAATTCATCTGCGATGACAGGGATGACTCCGTGGGTGATCACATTATCAAACATAAAGAA GGAAGTAAGTGCCCAGTATTTGAGAATCCGACTCCGTCTCTCATTCCTGTGGGTTACGAAACCTCCATCGAGTTCACTGGAAAAAACCTCCGTGTTTATGAG GGCAGAGAATTCAAGATTGGCACCGAGCTGATGGTGCCCACTGAGGAAATGGTCACTATAAAAGATTCAAACTACAGTTTAAAGGGATGCAAG TTTGCCTATGACGAAGTGCGAACAGTTGACGTGCACTTCTACATCAAGGACAGAAAGACACATAAGAAGATTGACAGCAAACTAAACG TGACGCTATACAACTGTGCTGTGGGCCGTGAGGACTGCAGCCTGTGCAAGAGTGCAGACCCCATGTACAGTTGTGTGTGGTGCGATAAAACCAAGTCCTGCGAGTATCGGAAAAGGTGTCCGAGTGGTGAGCGGAGAAGGGACTGTCCCAACCCTGAAATCACTGAT aTCATACCTCAGTATGGGCCTCTGAAAGGGGGGATTTCAGTAACCATCAAAGGCTCCAACCTGGGTATCGTGAAAGAGGACATAGAGAGCATCAGAGTGGCCGGAGAGCCCTGCGTGCACCAGGAAGAGAAGTACTTCGTGTCCACCAG CGTGGTGTGTGAGATCGGTGGAGTCCAACAGAAACAGTCAGGGGTTGTGGAGGTGAAggtgaaaggagggaaaagcgGGACGTCGAGTGTCATGTTCACATACAGG GATCCCAGACCCGAAAGGGTCCAGCCTAACCGAGGCCCACGGGCGGGAGGAACTCTTATCACAATAACAGGAACGGATCTGGAAACCGGTACCAAGGATGACGTCAGCATCACTGTCGGCGGGGTGGTGTGTATTGT GGAGACATTCCGGAAAAATATAACCTGCAAAACCGGAGAGTACACGGTACAGAAGGTCCCCTCTGATAacctgacagtgacagtgaagtACGGGAAGCACACCACGAAAGATGTGCCTACGCCGTTCAGGTTTTTTGAGAATCCTAAACTGGATCACCACTATCCAGACACAAGTTTTGTATG TGGGGGGCGGATCATTTTTATCGTCGGCACCGGGTTTGACCTCGTCCAGAACACTGCCGTGAAAGTGGTGCCCTCCAGCGAGCAGTCAGGCGTCACCAGTCCACTGAAG tctgaagtgGAGGTAAAAGGCGAAAATGACACAGTAATGCAGTTCTCCTCCCCAACGGTGAACGTGACCGATGGGATAGCGTCTCTCAGGACCTACATCGTCATGGACAACATTGAGCTTGAGCTCAAGCCTTTTGACTACCACCCGGATCCTACGTTTGAAGAGAACCAAAAAAGGATTGTTTCAGAGAACAGCATCATAtctgtaact GGTAAAGGTTTCGCCAAAGCAATGACAGCCCAAGAAGCAGAAGCCTTTGTGGGAGACGTCTCTTGTGGGGTCAGCATCTTACACGATGACATGCTCTTCCTGGACTGGACCCAACCAACATCTTGCTTTAAGAGGCCCAAGAGAGACACAAAGTCAGATTTGCTGGAACTTAAG ATTAAGTTCGGCCATGGGCAGTGGATTGTAGGCTCAGTGGAGTATGAAAAGAAGATTGAGGCATCCTGGACATCTCCCCTGGACATCATAATTCCTGCAGTGATTGCCCCGATGGTGGGGATCaccataatcataatcatagcCTCAGTGTGCTGCTACAG GAAGCAAGCTGAGAGAGAATATGAGAAactgaggcagcagctcgagAACCTGGAGGGGAGCGTTCGTGACCGCTGCAAGAAGGAGTTCACAG AGCTCATGATTGAAATGGAGGACCACACTGCTGACCTCAGTGAACCCTGTATCCCCTTCCTGGACTACAAGACCTACGCAGACCGCGTTTTCTTCCTGCCTTTCAAGGACAGCGCCAGTGACGTGATGATCACTGGCAAGCTGGACATTCCTGAGGCGAGGAGGGCCACAGTGATGCAGGCCCTCAACCAGTTCCTCAACCTGCTCAATAGCAAGCCTTTCCTTCTCAGT TTCATCCGCACCTTAGAGGGGCATCCTGACTTCAATGCCCAGTCAAAGGGCTACTTTGCCTCCCTGCTGACGGTGGCGCTTCACGGCAAGTTGGACTACTACACAGACATCATGAGGACACTCCTGTTAGAACTCATGGAACAATATGCCCGGAGCAAGAACCCCAAGCTCATGCTGCACAG GTcggagacagtggtggagaaaATGCTGTGCAACTGGATGTCTATCTGTCTCTATCAGTTCTTGAAG GACTCGGCAGGAGAGCCTTTGTACAAGCTGTTCAAAGCCGTCAAACACCAAGTGGAGAAAGGCCCAGTGGATGCTGTCATGAAAAAGGCCAAGTACACGCTGAATGACACTGACCTGCTGGGGGACGACGTGGAGTACTGTACGCTG ACTCTGCAGGTCCTCGTTCACGGGGAAGGGCCAGGTGTcactttggtcaaggtactcaACTGTGACACCATCTCCCAAGTGACGGAGAAGATCCTTGAGCAAGTGTACAAAAATGTGCCCTATTCTCAGAGGCCCAAGATGGAAAGCGTCACTCTCG AATCTGCTGGGCAGATTCTGTCGGACCTTGACTTGACATCGCAAAAGGAGGGCAGATGGAAGCGCATGAACACTTTGGCCCACTATGAC gtgcgaGACAACGCCACTCTCGTTCTGTCTAGGGTCCTGCATCCTCTGCAGTCTTATGACCAGCACCAGGACAGAAGAGAAGTGA GAAATGCTCTGCTTGAAGAGGACAAGGTGTTCCACCTGGTGCAGCCAGCAGAGGAGGTGGATGAGGTCAAATCCAAGAGGGGCAACATGAAGGACAAGTCGATGACCAAAGCCATCACAGAGCTTTATTTGATGCGGTTGCTGTCTGTCAAG ggcACTCTACAACAGTTTGTGGACGACTTCTTCCgcagtgtcctctgttcatccgTTGGGCCCCCAGCAGTCAAGTACTTTTTTGACTTCCTGGACGAACAGGCACAGAAGCACGACAACGTGGATGACCAGACCATTGACATCTGGAAGACCAGCAG CTTGCCTTTGAGGTTCTGGGTGAACATCCTGAGGAACCCCCACTTCATCTTCGACATTCACGTGAACGAAGTGGTGGACGCCTCCTTGTTTGTTATTGTCCAGACCTTCATGGATGCCTGCACCAAGAGCGAGCGCAAGTTGAGCAGG GATTCCCCGAATCACAAATTACTCTATGCAAAGGAAATCTCCACATACAAGAAGATGGTGGAGGA TTACTACAAGGGCATCAGGGAGATGGTGCCCGTCAGCAACCAGCATATGAACACCCACTTAGCGAAGGTGTCACGG TCTCACAAAGACAAACTCAGCACCCAGGTGGCTCTGCATCAGCTGTACCAGTATGCAAACAAGTACTATGATGTG ATCATCACCTCCTTTGACGAGGACCCCGCTGCCCAGAATAAACAGCTTGCTCTGagactgcagcagatagtgGCTGTACTGGAGAACAAAGTGACAGACCCCTAA
- the LOC114912537 gene encoding plexin-B2-like isoform X3 gives MIDCCEMAWWTLAVLLLSLSIVCCAESIQEFTSSTLINNVVQDPLTGHIYVGAINAIYQLDSLLRQEKKVETGPKRDSRHCTPPIQSCHDAKMTDNTNKLLLVHPSNGSLIVCGSLFKGICSLRKLGSIDHLIYCNDSKGEKAYVVSSEETVSVVGVMSTFTKENDTFDVFVVGKGYGSQGNMKLISTRILQDFGNWDVFEDIVEAPAVQVTPFVKKYRHNFRYSFKESGFIYFLFTRTRGGLHNKNYTFISRLCEDDHHYYSYMELQLSCGPNNMYNKAQAAFVSSPGEELARNLSASGQYGQVRSQDKILFVVSSTDEDKPRSGLCMYPLRYINQRIMEIISACYTKNGKIGNKVAVDSPYTTSANLLCSVSVRQDTLTKYKCSADFLPSPLASTPGFALAAQAVHTTRDLLMAVAVAVEAEHTVAFLGTSNGKVYHVHLSSTPEVYRTVPGPSSGEAVNKHLLFDRNHRHLYVTTGKKISMVPVEECDMMKDCKSCMDLKDPYCGWCALEGRCTRKSDCRKAEEEKHWLWSPQNQCVEITSFQPPNLSCKKMQKVDINVASLPSIGGDDSLKCIFGNFESEAKMGDSKVTCDLPKVTEIPVTPKNKDFVQVATKIFVNDEVELASSYFTFYNCSAAARQAENTPCMSCVDSEWSCQWNTQEFICDDRDDSVGDHIIKHKEGSKCPVFENPTPSLIPVGYETSIEFTGKNLRVYEGREFKIGTELMVPTEEMVTIKDSNYSLKGCKFAYDEVRTVDVHFYIKDRKTHKKIDSKLNVTLYNCAVGREDCSLCKSADPMYSCVWCDKTKSCEYRKRCPSGERRRDCPNPEITDIIPQYGPLKGGISVTIKGSNLGIVKEDIESIRVAGEPCVHQEEKYFVSTSVVCEIGGVQQKQSGVVEVKVKGGKSGTSSVMFTYRDPRPERVQPNRGPRAGGTLITITGTDLETGTKDDVSITVGGVVCIVETFRKNITCKTGEYTVQKVPSDNLTVTVKYGKHTTKDVPTPFRFFENPKLDHHYPDTSFVCGGRIIFIVGTGFDLVQNTAVKVVPSSEQSGVTSPLKSEVEVKGENDTVMQFSSPTVNVTDGIASLRTYIVMDNIELELKPFDYHPDPTFEENQKRIVSENSIISVTGKGFAKAMTAQEAEAFVGDVSCGVSILHDDMLFLDWTQPTSCFKRPKRDTKSDLLELKIKFGHGQWIVGSVEYEKKIEASWTSPLDIIIPAVIAPMVGITIIIIIASVCCYRKQAEREYEKLRQQLENLEGSVRDRCKKEFTELMIEMEDHTADLSEPCIPFLDYKTYADRVFFLPFKDSASDVMITGKLDIPEARRATVMQALNQFLNLLNSKPFLLSFIRTLEGHPDFNAQSKGYFASLLTVALHGKLDYYTDIMRTLLLELMEQYARSKNPKLMLHRGNMKDKSMTKAITELYLMRLLSVKALYNSLWTTSSAVSSVHPLGPQQSSTFLTSWTNRHRSTTTWMTRPLTSGRPAACL, from the exons ATGATCGACTGTTGCG AAATGGCGTGGTGGACTCTGGcagttctgctgctgtctctctccaTAGTCTGCTGTGCGGAATCCATCCAGGAGTTCACATCCAGCACCCTCATCAATAACGTGGTGCAGGACCCCCTCACAGGCCACATCTATGTGGGAGCCATCAATGCCATCTACCAATTGGACTCCTTGCTCAGGCAGGAGAAGAAAGTAGAGACTGGTCCCAAGAGGGACAGCCGCCACTGCACACCCCCCATCCAGTCCTGCCACGATGCCAAGATGACAGACAACACCAACAAGCTGTTGCTAGTGCACCCGTCTAACGGCTCGCTCATCGTGTGTGGAAGCCTCTTCAAGGGCATCTGCTCCCTGCGGAAACTCGGCAGCATTGACCACCTGATCTACTGTAATGACAGCAAGGGTGAAAAGGCTTATGTGGTCAGCAGTGAGGAGACGGTGTCTGTAGTAGGAGTGATGTCAACCTTCACCAAAGAGAATGATACATTTGATGTGTTTGTCGTGGGGAAAGGCTACGGAAGCCAGGGCAACATGAAGCTTATCAGCACCCGCATCCTGCAGGACTTTGGCAATTGGGATGTGTTTGAGGACATTGTTGAGGctcctgctgttcaggtcaCCCCATTTGTCAAGAAGTACAGGCACAATTTTCGCTACTCATTCAAGGAAAGTGGCTTCATCTACTTCCTCTTCACCCGCACAAGAGGGGGGCTACATAACAAAAACTATACCTTCATCTCCCGCCTTTGTGAGGATGATCACCATTACTATTCCTACATGGaactgcagctcagctgtggcCCCAACAACATGTACAACAAGGCACAGGCCGCCTTTGTCTCCTCCCCTGGGGAGGAACTGGCCCGAAACCTGAGCGCATCCGGTCAGTACGGCCAAGTGCGGTCGCAGGACAAGATTCTGTTCGTAGTGTCCAGCACCGATGAAGACAAGCCCCGTTCGGGGCTCTGCATGTACCCCCTGAGATATATCAACCAACGAATTATGGAAATCATCAGTGCCTGCTAcacaaaaaatgggaaaattggaAACAAAGTAGCTGTTGATTCTCCGTACACAACCTCAGCAAATCTATTATGTTCAGTATCAGTCCGT CAAGACACGCTGACAAAGTACAAATGTAGTGCCGATTTCCTGCCTTCACCGCTGGCCAGCACACCAGGCTTTGCGCTGGCTGCCCAAGCTGTCCACACCACCAGAGACCTGCTCATGGCTGTCGCCGTTGCTGTGGAGGCTGAGCACACGGTGGCCTTTCTGGGAACCAGCAATGGGAAGGTGTACCAC GTACACCTGTCCAGCACACCAGAGGTGTACCGAACTGTCCCTGGACCCAGCTCTGGTGAGGCAGTGAACAAACACCTGCTATTCGACAGAAACCACAGGCATCTGTACGTCACCACAGGAAAAAAG ATCTCAATGGTACCAGTGGAGGAATGTGATATGATGAAGGACTGCAAGTCTTGCATGGACCTCAAGGATCCCTACTGTGGCTGGTGTGCCTTGGAGGGCAG GTGCACCAGGAAGTCTGACTGCAGGAAGGCAGAAGAGGAGAAGCACTGGCTGTGGAGTCCTCAGAACCAGTGTGTGGAAATAACATCTTTCCAGCCACCAAATCTGAGCTGCAAGAAGATGCAGAAG GTTGACATCAACGTGGCTTCTCTCCCCAGCATTGGAGGGGATGAcagtctgaaatgcatttttggcaaTTTTGAAAGTGAAGCGAAAATGGGCGACTCAAAGGTCACTTGTGATCTGCCGAAAGTCACCGAGATTCCTGTCACTCCCAAAAATAAAG ATTTCGTCCAAGTGGCCACGAAGATCTTTGTGAATGACGAGGTGGAGTTGGCGTCCAGCTACTTCACCTTTTATAACTGCAGCGCAGCCGCGAGGCAGGCGGAAAACACACC GTGCATGTCGTGTGTGGACAGCGAGTGGAGCTGCCAGTGGAACACTCAGGAATTCATCTGCGATGACAGGGATGACTCCGTGGGTGATCACATTATCAAACATAAAGAA GGAAGTAAGTGCCCAGTATTTGAGAATCCGACTCCGTCTCTCATTCCTGTGGGTTACGAAACCTCCATCGAGTTCACTGGAAAAAACCTCCGTGTTTATGAG GGCAGAGAATTCAAGATTGGCACCGAGCTGATGGTGCCCACTGAGGAAATGGTCACTATAAAAGATTCAAACTACAGTTTAAAGGGATGCAAG TTTGCCTATGACGAAGTGCGAACAGTTGACGTGCACTTCTACATCAAGGACAGAAAGACACATAAGAAGATTGACAGCAAACTAAACG TGACGCTATACAACTGTGCTGTGGGCCGTGAGGACTGCAGCCTGTGCAAGAGTGCAGACCCCATGTACAGTTGTGTGTGGTGCGATAAAACCAAGTCCTGCGAGTATCGGAAAAGGTGTCCGAGTGGTGAGCGGAGAAGGGACTGTCCCAACCCTGAAATCACTGAT aTCATACCTCAGTATGGGCCTCTGAAAGGGGGGATTTCAGTAACCATCAAAGGCTCCAACCTGGGTATCGTGAAAGAGGACATAGAGAGCATCAGAGTGGCCGGAGAGCCCTGCGTGCACCAGGAAGAGAAGTACTTCGTGTCCACCAG CGTGGTGTGTGAGATCGGTGGAGTCCAACAGAAACAGTCAGGGGTTGTGGAGGTGAAggtgaaaggagggaaaagcgGGACGTCGAGTGTCATGTTCACATACAGG GATCCCAGACCCGAAAGGGTCCAGCCTAACCGAGGCCCACGGGCGGGAGGAACTCTTATCACAATAACAGGAACGGATCTGGAAACCGGTACCAAGGATGACGTCAGCATCACTGTCGGCGGGGTGGTGTGTATTGT GGAGACATTCCGGAAAAATATAACCTGCAAAACCGGAGAGTACACGGTACAGAAGGTCCCCTCTGATAacctgacagtgacagtgaagtACGGGAAGCACACCACGAAAGATGTGCCTACGCCGTTCAGGTTTTTTGAGAATCCTAAACTGGATCACCACTATCCAGACACAAGTTTTGTATG TGGGGGGCGGATCATTTTTATCGTCGGCACCGGGTTTGACCTCGTCCAGAACACTGCCGTGAAAGTGGTGCCCTCCAGCGAGCAGTCAGGCGTCACCAGTCCACTGAAG tctgaagtgGAGGTAAAAGGCGAAAATGACACAGTAATGCAGTTCTCCTCCCCAACGGTGAACGTGACCGATGGGATAGCGTCTCTCAGGACCTACATCGTCATGGACAACATTGAGCTTGAGCTCAAGCCTTTTGACTACCACCCGGATCCTACGTTTGAAGAGAACCAAAAAAGGATTGTTTCAGAGAACAGCATCATAtctgtaact GGTAAAGGTTTCGCCAAAGCAATGACAGCCCAAGAAGCAGAAGCCTTTGTGGGAGACGTCTCTTGTGGGGTCAGCATCTTACACGATGACATGCTCTTCCTGGACTGGACCCAACCAACATCTTGCTTTAAGAGGCCCAAGAGAGACACAAAGTCAGATTTGCTGGAACTTAAG ATTAAGTTCGGCCATGGGCAGTGGATTGTAGGCTCAGTGGAGTATGAAAAGAAGATTGAGGCATCCTGGACATCTCCCCTGGACATCATAATTCCTGCAGTGATTGCCCCGATGGTGGGGATCaccataatcataatcatagcCTCAGTGTGCTGCTACAG GAAGCAAGCTGAGAGAGAATATGAGAAactgaggcagcagctcgagAACCTGGAGGGGAGCGTTCGTGACCGCTGCAAGAAGGAGTTCACAG AGCTCATGATTGAAATGGAGGACCACACTGCTGACCTCAGTGAACCCTGTATCCCCTTCCTGGACTACAAGACCTACGCAGACCGCGTTTTCTTCCTGCCTTTCAAGGACAGCGCCAGTGACGTGATGATCACTGGCAAGCTGGACATTCCTGAGGCGAGGAGGGCCACAGTGATGCAGGCCCTCAACCAGTTCCTCAACCTGCTCAATAGCAAGCCTTTCCTTCTCAGT TTCATCCGCACCTTAGAGGGGCATCCTGACTTCAATGCCCAGTCAAAGGGCTACTTTGCCTCCCTGCTGACGGTGGCGCTTCACGGCAAGTTGGACTACTACACAGACATCATGAGGACACTCCTGTTAGAACTCATGGAACAATATGCCCGGAGCAAGAACCCCAAGCTCATGCTGCACAG GGGCAACATGAAGGACAAGTCGATGACCAAAGCCATCACAGAGCTTTATTTGATGCGGTTGCTGTCTGTCAAG gcACTCTACAACAGTTTGTGGACGACTTCTTCCgcagtgtcctctgttcatccgTTGGGCCCCCAGCAGTCAAGTACTTTTTTGACTTCCTGGACGAACAGGCACAGAAGCACGACAACGTGGATGACCAGACCATTGACATCTGGAAGACCAGCAG CTTGCCTTTGA